In Musa acuminata AAA Group cultivar baxijiao chromosome BXJ2-10, Cavendish_Baxijiao_AAA, whole genome shotgun sequence, a genomic segment contains:
- the LOC103969254 gene encoding uncharacterized protein LOC103969254 isoform X2, which produces MSSLAAARADNFYYSPEWDPKKGSLNKFQGQHPLRERARKIDQGILIIRFEMPFNVWCGGCNSMIAKGVRFNAEKKQVGNYYSTKIWSFTMKSACCKHEIVIQTDPKNCEYVIISGAQRKTEDFDIEDAETFALPADDVIGKLADPFYRLEHQEEDLRKKKEAEPLLVRLQRVSDSRHADDYSLNRSLRARLRNQKRKVAEEEEVSRRMGLGIRLLPLSQEDAASAAGIRFATKFERNRKDKRAAIKASSIFPESSGSASGSRRLELESKRRKIKATAASALLSGRIKPLSWQQKAGFVKP; this is translated from the exons ATG TCTTCCCTTGCGGCTGCTAGAGCGGATAATTTCTACTACTCGCCAGAATGGGATCCGAAAAAG GGTTCCTTGAACAAGTTTCAAGGACAACATCCCTTGAGGGAGAGAGCAAGGAAGATAGACCAAGGCATACTAATTATAAG GTTCGAGATGCCTTTCAATGTGTGGTGTGGTGGATGCAATTCAATGATTGCCAAAGGTGTGAGGTTTAATGCAGAGAAAAAGCAAGTGGGAAATTATTATTCAACCAAG ATATGGAGCTTTACCATGAAGTCAGCATGCTGTAAGCATGAAATAGTCATACAGACTGATCCAAAGAACTGTGAATATGTCATAATCAGTGGAGCTCAGAGAAAGACAGAGGATTTTGACATAGAGGACGCAGAAACATTTGCCCTTCCAGCTGATGATGTTAT AGGCAAGCTTGCTGATCCCTTTTATCGTCTTGAACATCAAGAAGAAGATCTGcggaagaagaaagaagcagaACCATTGCTAGTCCGCCTTCAGAGAGTCTCGGACAGCAGGCATGCTGATGATTATAGCCTTAACAGATCCCTCCGTGCCCGTCTTAGA AACCAAAAGAGGAAGGtcgcagaagaagaagaggtttcaAGAAGGATGGGCCTTGGCATACGGCTTCTTCCTCTATCGCAAGAAGATGCAGCGAGTGCAGCTGGCATCAGATTTGCCACAAAATTTGAGAGGAACAGGAAGGACAAGCGGGCAGCGATCAAGGCTTCCTCCATATTTCCAGAGTCATCAGGTTCTGCATCAGGAAGTAGACGGTTGGAGCTAGAGTCGAAGAGGAGAAAAATAAAAGCAACTGCAGCTTCTGCTTTATTATCTGGTAGGATTAAGCCTTTGTCGTGGCAACAAAAGGCAGGATTCGTTAAGCCATAA
- the LOC103969254 gene encoding uncharacterized protein LOC103969254 isoform X1 gives MSSLAAARADNFYYSPEWDPKKGSLNKFQGQHPLRERARKIDQGILIIRFEMPFNVWCGGCNSMIAKGVRFNAEKKQVGNYYSTKIWSFTMKSACCKHEIVIQTDPKNCEYVIISGAQRKTEDFDIEDAETFALPADDERGKLADPFYRLEHQEEDLRKKKEAEPLLVRLQRVSDSRHADDYSLNRSLRARLRNQKRKVAEEEEVSRRMGLGIRLLPLSQEDAASAAGIRFATKFERNRKDKRAAIKASSIFPESSGSASGSRRLELESKRRKIKATAASALLSGRIKPLSWQQKAGFVKP, from the exons ATG TCTTCCCTTGCGGCTGCTAGAGCGGATAATTTCTACTACTCGCCAGAATGGGATCCGAAAAAG GGTTCCTTGAACAAGTTTCAAGGACAACATCCCTTGAGGGAGAGAGCAAGGAAGATAGACCAAGGCATACTAATTATAAG GTTCGAGATGCCTTTCAATGTGTGGTGTGGTGGATGCAATTCAATGATTGCCAAAGGTGTGAGGTTTAATGCAGAGAAAAAGCAAGTGGGAAATTATTATTCAACCAAG ATATGGAGCTTTACCATGAAGTCAGCATGCTGTAAGCATGAAATAGTCATACAGACTGATCCAAAGAACTGTGAATATGTCATAATCAGTGGAGCTCAGAGAAAGACAGAGGATTTTGACATAGAGGACGCAGAAACATTTGCCCTTCCAGCTGATGATG AAAGAGGCAAGCTTGCTGATCCCTTTTATCGTCTTGAACATCAAGAAGAAGATCTGcggaagaagaaagaagcagaACCATTGCTAGTCCGCCTTCAGAGAGTCTCGGACAGCAGGCATGCTGATGATTATAGCCTTAACAGATCCCTCCGTGCCCGTCTTAGA AACCAAAAGAGGAAGGtcgcagaagaagaagaggtttcaAGAAGGATGGGCCTTGGCATACGGCTTCTTCCTCTATCGCAAGAAGATGCAGCGAGTGCAGCTGGCATCAGATTTGCCACAAAATTTGAGAGGAACAGGAAGGACAAGCGGGCAGCGATCAAGGCTTCCTCCATATTTCCAGAGTCATCAGGTTCTGCATCAGGAAGTAGACGGTTGGAGCTAGAGTCGAAGAGGAGAAAAATAAAAGCAACTGCAGCTTCTGCTTTATTATCTGGTAGGATTAAGCCTTTGTCGTGGCAACAAAAGGCAGGATTCGTTAAGCCATAA